A portion of the Paenibacillus marchantiae genome contains these proteins:
- a CDS encoding insulinase family protein — translation MLKQLKPYKVLQERRIEELKSDAYLLEHQKSGAKIVLLSNQDDNKVFSIGFRTPPEDNTGVAHILEHSVLCGSKKFPAKDSFVELLKGSLNTFLNAMTYPDKTIYPIASRNDHDFHNLMDIYLDAVLHTNIYNNEKIFLQEGWNYNLTSAEDELTYNGVVYNEMKGAFSSPERIVRREVLNSLFPDTTYSCESGGFPDAIPDLTYQGLLDFHSRYYHPSNSFIYLYGDMDMEEKLQWLDENYLSEYDRIEIDSAIQLQPAFGERVDAVKTYSAGSTESEVDNSFLTYNAVIGTSLDKELNISFQILLYALLNAPGAVLKQALLDKGIAKDVYGTYDDSLYQPVFTVGLKKSNLASKEDFLGTVKEVLERVVKEGFDPKALLAGINSYEFNHREADYGRMPKGLIYGFSSLQSWLYDVEAPFTHLEANDVFAELRTKMTEGYFEKLIETYLLQNTHTSFVAVTPDKGLNARKEEALKAHLKSVQAGLSQEEIQQLIQRTEALAEYQNAPSTKEQQQVIPTLSIEDIEPKASTLYQTVNQVEGTTVLHHNIYTNGIGYLRLLFDIKEVPRRLLPYVGLLKSVLGYVDTQNFSFNELSNEIHIHSGGIHSGIGTYANAHEHRDFKATYEFNAKVLYDKLGFAFDMIKEIVFTSKFDDSKRLYEIIAQLKGNLQRNLISGGHSAGIGRSTSKHSAVADFREAVSGIAFYQWLEELQANFEARKEELSTSLQSLTSFIFRPENLLVSYTADDQGYAGLEKQVSDLKAKLFTQDVAKEKEAFTPVHHKEGFRSPSEVQYVVQTGNFIDKGYSYTGSLRVLQGILSLDYLWNNIRAKGGAYGCMSGFRRNGDSYVASYRDPNLEKTYKVYEEMPQYLKDFKADKREMTRYIIGAIQDLDTPRTPYGEGSFSLECYLSNVTEADLQKERDEVLSTTESDIIGFAEVVSAILEQQQRCVIGNENKIEDQKQLFDETLDLIKN, via the coding sequence ATGTTGAAACAGCTTAAGCCCTATAAGGTGCTGCAGGAACGCAGAATCGAAGAGTTGAAGTCAGATGCGTATCTCCTGGAACATCAGAAATCCGGAGCCAAAATTGTACTCTTATCTAATCAGGATGATAATAAAGTGTTCAGTATCGGTTTCCGTACTCCTCCGGAAGACAATACAGGTGTAGCTCACATTCTGGAACATTCCGTACTGTGTGGCTCCAAGAAATTTCCGGCCAAGGATTCCTTTGTTGAATTGCTGAAGGGTTCTCTTAATACATTTCTGAATGCGATGACATATCCCGATAAAACAATCTATCCGATTGCAAGTCGGAATGATCATGACTTCCATAACCTGATGGATATTTATCTGGATGCGGTACTCCACACAAATATTTATAATAATGAAAAAATATTTCTACAGGAGGGTTGGAATTACAACCTGACCTCAGCTGAAGATGAGTTAACCTATAACGGCGTTGTATATAACGAGATGAAGGGTGCTTTTTCTTCACCGGAACGGATTGTACGCAGGGAAGTTCTGAATTCACTTTTCCCGGATACTACATATTCCTGTGAATCAGGCGGATTTCCCGATGCCATTCCCGATCTGACTTATCAAGGTTTGCTGGATTTCCACTCCAGATACTATCATCCGTCCAACAGCTTCATTTATTTGTATGGGGATATGGATATGGAAGAGAAATTGCAGTGGTTAGATGAGAACTATCTGAGTGAATATGATCGAATTGAGATTGATTCTGCCATTCAGCTTCAACCTGCATTCGGAGAAAGAGTGGACGCAGTCAAGACATATTCTGCCGGAAGTACCGAATCAGAAGTGGATAACAGCTTTTTGACCTATAATGCGGTCATTGGAACAAGTCTGGACAAGGAATTAAACATCTCGTTTCAAATTTTGCTGTACGCATTGCTTAACGCTCCAGGAGCGGTTCTGAAGCAGGCTTTATTGGATAAGGGCATTGCGAAAGATGTATATGGTACGTATGATGACAGCCTGTATCAGCCCGTGTTCACCGTTGGATTGAAGAAGAGCAATCTGGCGAGCAAAGAAGATTTTCTGGGGACGGTAAAAGAGGTGCTTGAGCGTGTTGTGAAAGAAGGTTTTGATCCAAAAGCGCTGCTCGCAGGTATCAATTCCTATGAGTTCAACCACCGTGAAGCGGATTATGGAAGAATGCCCAAAGGATTAATCTACGGTTTCTCCTCATTGCAAAGCTGGCTGTATGATGTCGAAGCGCCATTTACTCATTTGGAAGCGAATGACGTATTCGCCGAGCTCAGAACGAAGATGACCGAGGGTTACTTTGAGAAGTTGATTGAGACGTATTTACTGCAAAATACACATACTTCTTTCGTTGCTGTCACGCCGGATAAAGGATTGAACGCACGCAAAGAGGAGGCGCTGAAAGCACATCTGAAATCAGTTCAGGCTGGACTGAGTCAGGAAGAGATTCAGCAACTCATTCAGAGAACCGAGGCTCTCGCCGAGTACCAGAATGCACCATCAACCAAGGAACAACAGCAGGTCATTCCGACGTTGTCGATAGAGGATATTGAACCGAAAGCATCGACGCTGTATCAGACGGTAAATCAGGTCGAAGGTACAACGGTACTGCACCATAATATCTATACGAATGGGATCGGTTATCTGAGACTGTTGTTCGATATTAAGGAAGTCCCACGGCGTTTGCTGCCGTATGTTGGATTGCTGAAAAGTGTGCTCGGTTACGTCGACACTCAGAATTTCTCATTTAATGAATTGTCGAATGAGATTCACATTCATTCCGGGGGAATTCATAGTGGCATCGGTACGTATGCAAACGCGCATGAGCACCGTGATTTCAAGGCTACGTATGAATTCAACGCCAAAGTACTCTATGACAAACTTGGATTTGCTTTTGACATGATCAAGGAAATTGTGTTTACGTCCAAATTTGATGATTCGAAGCGTTTATACGAAATTATTGCCCAGTTGAAAGGCAACTTGCAGCGCAATCTGATCAGCGGAGGGCATTCAGCGGGAATTGGCCGTTCGACCTCTAAACACTCGGCTGTCGCAGACTTCAGGGAAGCGGTTAGTGGCATCGCCTTTTACCAGTGGCTTGAGGAGCTTCAGGCGAACTTTGAGGCTAGAAAAGAAGAACTGTCGACCAGCCTTCAATCGTTGACTAGCTTTATTTTCAGACCGGAAAACTTGCTGGTGAGTTACACTGCGGATGATCAGGGATATGCAGGCTTGGAGAAACAGGTATCCGATTTGAAAGCGAAGCTGTTCACCCAAGATGTTGCCAAAGAAAAAGAGGCATTTACACCTGTACATCATAAAGAAGGATTCAGATCTCCATCTGAAGTCCAATATGTCGTTCAAACAGGTAATTTTATCGATAAAGGGTATTCGTATACCGGCTCGCTGCGTGTCTTGCAGGGGATTCTTTCTCTGGATTATTTGTGGAACAATATCAGGGCCAAAGGCGGAGCATACGGCTGCATGTCAGGCTTCAGACGTAATGGAGATAGCTATGTAGCATCGTACCGCGACCCGAATCTCGAAAAAACATACAAAGTTTATGAAGAGATGCCGCAATACCTGAAGGATTTCAAAGCAGATAAACGGGAAATGACAAGATATATCATTGGCGCCATCCAGGACCTCGATACACCAAGGACCCCTTATGGCGAAGGATCATTCTCTCTGGAATGTTATCTGTCTAATGTCACCGAAGCCGATCTTCAGAAAGAACGGGATGAAGTGCTAAGCACAACAGAAAGTGACATTATAGGTTTTGCCGAAGTGGTATCCGCTATATTGGAACAGCAGCAACGCTGTGTTATCGGTAATGAAAACAAGATTGAAGACCAGAAGCAATTATTTGACGAAACCCTTGATTTGATCAAGAATTAA
- a CDS encoding spore germination protein, with amino-acid sequence MGQAAVQANIVSPIMVIITSATALASYPIPNYNMQFATRILRFVYLACASFMGLVGILLLSMILWTDWIATNRFGVPSLAPITPKHPGDNSLLRNPWHHQTRRPASLRPQKKQKMEETHDTAPSSPSGEERGPS; translated from the coding sequence ATGGGACAGGCTGCTGTACAAGCTAACATCGTTAGTCCAATCATGGTTATTATCACGTCGGCCACGGCGCTTGCCTCCTATCCGATTCCCAACTATAACATGCAATTTGCAACCCGAATCCTCCGGTTTGTTTATTTGGCCTGTGCTTCGTTTATGGGCTTAGTCGGTATTCTGCTGCTGTCGATGATTTTGTGGACGGACTGGATTGCCACCAACCGATTCGGAGTGCCCAGCCTGGCTCCAATTACACCTAAACATCCGGGAGACAATTCTCTTCTCCGTAACCCATGGCATCACCAGACTCGCAGACCCGCTTCGCTGCGCCCGCAAAAGAAACAAAAAATGGAGGAAACACATGATACAGCTCCATCCTCTCCTTCCGGAGAAGAAAGAGGCCCCTCGTGA